TCAAGGCGGTCCGTGAGGTGCTCCCCGGACAGCTGGAGCTAGTGGCTGGCGGGAGAAGGAAGCCTCTGGATGTCTTTATCGTGCTGGTGAAGTCTATGACGATCGACCCGGCAACCGGGGCGACCTCGGGGAGCTTCCAGAAGATTGTCGGGACCACGATGCAGTTTCTGTTCAAGCAGCTTACAGGCAATGGTCCCGAGCTCTTTGCGAAGAATGTCACCGAGGGGATCAATATCAATGGCACCATTGTTCCTGGAGTCGGGCGGCTTGTGGCGATGCTGGAGGCGACCGACAAGCTCCTGGACTCTGTCAACCGAAGTCGCCTGTTTGTGGACTCGACCATCAGCAAGAAGCTCGAGTTCTGGGACATAGAGGTTGATAACTTCAAAGTCGAGCTCACACCTGCGGAGTCGGTCGTGGTGCAAGGCGATGGGGTTGTGGAGCTTAAAGTAAACCTGCGTGATGCCAAGGCAGGGGAGGGGCAGTTCTTTTCCTACACCTGGAGCTGCAGCTCTGGACGCCTCACCGACGGGCTCCAAGGCAATGGAAAGCGGATCGAAGCCAGCACGGCAGCGAGCGTCAGCTACCACGCCGAGGGAGCTGTCGGGGAGACGGATACCGTCACGGTTCAGGTAACTCTCCGAGGGCCGGGCAGTAAGGACAGCCTGGTGCTGGGAACCGCCGAGGCAAAGGTCAATGTGGTGGGGCTCACGGTGACTCCCGCGACCACAACCCTGAAGAACCAGGAGACGGTTGCCTTGACGGGCAACCTCGCGGGGTTGCGTCCTCTGAAGGCAGGGGAGACACTGGAGTACCGCTGGCTGACGACCAGAAACGCAGGCGAGCTCCTCGGGTCCCCGGACGGTGGCCTCTCGGTTCCTGTGGAAGGGACTACCCGTGTGACCTACCGCGCCGATGTGGCCAAAGAGGGGACAGACACTGTCACGTTTGAGGTTGCCCTCGCCGGAACGAGCATACGCCTCAAGAGGACGGCCTCCGTTGCGGTGGGTAAGCCGCAAGATAAGGTGCTGCCTGTCATTCAGGGAGTCTTCTTTGACGCGACGGGAAGCACGGCGACCGCAGGACTCGTGGTCAAGTGTGCGACCTTCAAGATCGATCCGGCGGCCCAGTCCTATAGCGTGAGCATCGCCAGTGGTGCGACAACCACATGGCGCATCCAGGCAAAAGATGTCGCGGCCACTGCTTCGGGTGTCGACACAACGACCTTTGGTATCGACAAGACCTGGGAGTCTGGCTTTACCTTTCCAGGAATGACAAAGAATTACCAGATCTTCTATCGGCTCGAGGATACCATTGTCGCCATGGGGCCAACCCAGCACTGGGGGCCGAACTTGTTCTTCAAAACACGTCAGCAGGCTGTGGATAGCTTGAACGCGAGTAATGCTTCCTTTGAAATCAGCAAGGCAGTGGCTCACTACTAAGCGTCGTCGTTTGCAGGAAGGCACAGCTCTTGCGTGGAATCAAGAGCTGTGGAACCTGTCTGGCGGATCGCACTCTTTGATGGCCCCCGGCTCTTGACCCCCGAGGGTAGCGAGGTGCGGCGCTTTCGCTCTCAGCGGGTGGCGGCGCTCCTGGCCTACCTGTGCCTGCACCTAGGACGAGACTGCCCGCGCGAGGAGCTCGCCGAGGCGCTCTGGCCTGACGAAGACCCGCAGGTCACGGCGAATCGCCTCCGTGTCTCGCTGACCTCGCTGCGCCACCAGCTCGAGCTTCCCGGCATGGCGCCCGGCTCGGTTCTCGATGCGACCCGCGCGGGCTACGTGCGGCTGCGCAGCGAGAGTGTCTGGTGCGATGTCGCGGCCTTTGAGAAAGCGCTCAAGCAGGGCAATCCCGCCGAGGCCGCGCAGCTGGCCTGTGGCGCGCTCCTCCCGGGCTTCTACGACGAGTGGATTCTCATGGAGCGGGAGCGGCTGGAGGCACTACGGACGAGCCTTCCGCAGGTCGTACCAGCTCCTCTCGCCACTCCCGAGGTGACGACTCCCGTGGAGCGCCGCTTGCCGGTCGCCCTGACACGCTTCTTTGGGCGCGCCACGGAGCAGGAGCGGCTCACACACGCCCTCACCGAGGAGCGCTTGGTCACTCTTGTAGGATTGGGCGGCATGGGCAAGAGCCGCCTCGCGGTCGAGACCGCGCGCCGCCTCGCGCTCCCTAGTGTCTTTGTCCCGCTGGCAGACCTCACCGAGGAAGCCCGGCTGGGGGAGTTTGTTCTGCGTGCGCTAGGAGCCAGCACACAAGGGGAGGGAGACCCCCTCGCGGCGCTGGGGACACTGCTGACCCACCGTGGGGAGCTCCTCCTGATCCTGGACAATGCGGAGCACCTCGCCAGTGAGGTGGCAGCGCTCACCGTGACCCTGCTGGAAAAGGCCCCTGAGCTACGCATCCTAGCCACTAGTCGTCAGCCCCTCGGGATTCTCGGGGAGCGGGTGCTGACACTAGAGCCACTGGAGCTGCCCAGCGCCCACGCAACCCCGGAGCGCCTCCTGGAGTTTCCCTCGGTTGCGCTCTTCTGTGACCGTGCGCGTCAGGTCCGTCCTGACTTTGTCCTTACCCCACGCCACACCCCCGCGCTGATTGCGATCTGCCAGAAGCTTGAGGGGATGCCGCTCGCGCTGGAGCTCGCCGCCGCCCGCACCCGCACCCAGACCCCCACCCAGCTTGCCGCCGCCCTCGACGAGAGCCTCCTGACACTGGCGACCACCCAGCGCGGCCTCCCCGAGCGCCACCGCTCCCTCCGCGCTGTGGTCGAGAGTAGTGTCGCGGCGCTCGACCCTGCACTTCAGGCGTTCTTTGCCGCTCTCTCGGTCTTCCAAGGCGGCTGGACCAGTGAGGCCGCGGAGGCGATCACCGGCTGCCCCCAGACCGAGCTCTTTCTGGAGGAGCTGACCCACCACTCCCTGATCACCCTGCGTGAGGACGAGCTCTCGGGGACGATGCGCTTTGGTTTCTTGGAGACCCTGCGCCTCTTCGCCGCGGAGCGCTGCACCGAAAAAGAGCGCCTCGCCGAGCGCCACGCGAGCTACTTTTTCGCCCTCGCCGCACAAGTGAACGAAGACGATGTGCGCTTCTTCGATCCGCTGGAGCCTGAGCTGGAGAACCTTGCCCTGGCACTCGACTATGGCTGGGAGCACTTGCAGGACAGACACGCGTTCTGGGACGGCCTGACGGGGTTTCTGGCCTTCGCCTTTGTTCGGGGGCACCACCGCCGTGCTATCGGGTACGCCGAGCGCATTGCGGCAAGCTGGCAGTGCATCCCCGAGCCCGAGCAACGCTTCGAGGCACTCAACCGCACTCTGATGCTCTACAACGACTTGGGGCGCAACGACGAAGTCGCACGCCTCGCGACGGAGATGCTGACGCAGGCACAGGCACGGGGGCTGCGGCGCTGGGAGAGTGAGGCACGCATGAACCTAGGCTATGTCGCCAACCAAGCGGGGCGCTATGAAAAAGCACGCCAGATTCAGCGGGAGGCGCTCGAGCTGGCACGTACTCTGGACAACCCCCTGGTCTTGGTGCGCGCCTTGTTCTTGGTAAACCGTGCCACCAACCCCTGCGGCATTATGCTTCTCCAGAGCGATCCCCAGAGAGCTGCTGCGCTCTTGGCCGAGGCGGAGGCCGTCAACCAAGAGGCCCTGCGACTGATCGGGCCGCACTCGCGCTTCCACTCCATTCTCCACATGGGGCTCGCTCTCTCCCTCTTCAACCAAGGACGCACGGCGGAGAGCTACCAGCACCTCAAGGCGTGTCAGCACTGGGCGCTGAAGCACGGAACCCTGGCACTCCTGATGTACGCGTTCTGGTACGAGAGTAGCACCGAGCTGGTGTCGGGCTCTCCAGAGCGCGCGGCTCTGCTCTATGGCGCGTTCTGCCACCTGCGGGAGCGCATGGGCTACTCGGCCAACCTAGGGGTCGATGAGCACGCGCTACGAGAGCACTATCTCACTCTCTTGGACGAGGAGACCTACGAGTGCCAGCTACGGCTCGCGCACTCCCTGTCTCTGGAGACGCTTGTCGCACCGCGCACCTGGGACGAGCTGGTGGCGGGAAAAATCTCCCCCAAGATCGCGCATTAGAGTTGCAGAGTCGCTAACTCTAACGCGGGGCTAACGCGAGCGGTCTATCCTGCCTCCATCCGCACACAGAGGCGGTGCAGAAAAGGACCGATAAACCATGCGACTGCAGAGACCTATTCTTACCCTTGCGATGATTCTTACCTTCGGGGCCATCGCTCAGGCACAGACCGTTGATCCCTACGTCCCCCTCTTTCGGCACTTGTTAGGCTTTGCCCGCGACACCACGCCCAACGGTGTCTTTGACGGGCCTTTTGAAGATATCGACGGGGACGATCTTCCGATACCGGGCAGCTACCACATGGGAACAACCCTGGTGCGCGATGGGGCGACCATTACCTACACGGCAAACTCGAACTACGCGGGCTTCTTCGCCGCCAAGAACGACACGTCGCTGAGCATCTCCAATATCCAGCACCAGGGCTACTACACCATCGCAGGGCAGGGCTCGCACACCCAAGTTCAGTTCTTCGCGCCCGTCACGCCCGCTGAGGCGACTTTTAACTGGAAGGTGACCGGCACCGCGAGTGCGCCCTACGGCACGGCCACCAGCCGCCTGGACTTTCTCGCGGGCAGCTACCCCGGCTCGGGGATCAACGATCTCTACAACGCTCCGGGGCACCTGCTCGCCTACGGCCCCGGGAACTATAGCTACGTCCTCCCGACCACCCTCAACACCCCCATCGATCTGTTCTACTGGTCCAGCGCCTATATCGAGGTGCAGGACACCGACACTGCGGGCCGTGTGGGGCAGTCGTTTAGTGCCTTTGCCAACTTCTCCAGCACCTACACCCTAGAGAGCATCGACCTGCGGGACAGCAACGGCGATCTCATTCCGTCGTGGACCATGGAAGACACCAGTGCGCCGGGTGTTGCTCTCTTTAACCAGAATGGACGCACGGCCGCCGCAGGAAGCTCCGCACCCGAGCCGACTACGCTTCTCTTTCTTACGCTTGGGGGCACCTTGGTCCTGGCGCGCCGCCGACGGAGCTAAGTAATGAAGAACTACCAAGCGCCCGCTCCCAAGCTCACCACGCAGAAATTCCCCGATGGGAGCGGCCAGATCGGGGTTGCGCCGGGTTGGAAGCTCGACGACGGCGGGGCGGGGGCGGCGCTTCTCTCCGGGCCAGGCGGTGCGGCCATGCAGCTGGGGCAGTACCGCTTTGTCTTTGCCCATAACTACGACCAGCGGACCCTGACACCCGGTGTCAACCCCGAGGTGCCGCGGGTCCACCTCGACGATCCCGTGCTCGCGATGATCGAGGCGACAGCGCTCCTTCAAAAGGCGGGGCTGCTCAGCAAGCTCAAGCTCAAGGGGGTCGAGCCCGCGCCTTGGTTTCCGCTCGGACGCTCCGCACTGATGCGCTACAGCTTTGTCTACCAAGGCAAGCCCCTGGAGGCGTTTGGGCTCTTCACGGTTGTCGCCACCGACGCGCTATCGGGCTCGTACTTCTACTCCGTGGTCATGGCCCCGCCCGAGAGCTACGTCAAGCGCCTGCCGGAGATGAAGGCCATGTGGGGCTCGTGGAGTATCAGCCAGACGCTGCTGCAAGGCCGGCTCGACAACGCCGCCAAGATCATTGGGGAGATCGACGTGCCGTCGCACCTGGATGATTTTCAGCAGAAACAGCGCCTCGAAGCCCTCAAGGCCGCACGGAAATTCCAGGCGCTGATCCGCAACTAGACGAAGGGAGCAGTCTAACTCTAACGCTGGGCTAACACGGCGAGGCTACTCTGCTTGCATTCACATCTTGAAAGGCTCATGAAAACATGCAACGACGAAACTTTCTCCGGCTTACTGCGGCGCTTCCGCTGACCACGCTCTTGCAGGGCTGCGGAGGGGGCTGGAACCTCGGCTTTGGCCCCATCCGTGGCGGCGGTGGCGGGACGACAGGCTCTCTCACCCTGGGGCGCATGGCCGCGACCGTGGACCATGGGAGCCTCATCGGAACACTGCCCACCTACACGGCGCTCCAGGTTGCGACCGCGTTTGGGAGCGAGAGCCCAGCGGCCAGTGGGGCGGCCAGTGTTCAGGTCATTCAGGCAGAGACGACCCTCGGATTCGTGACCGAGGCAAGCGGCGCGATCCTCTACTACGGCTGGCTCTCCGGCACGCAGACGGCGCTCTCCGCGGCGAGCACGGCGGAGGTGCTTCTCTACTATGCACTGGCGGGCTACCTCCTGCCTGCCGAGATTCAGGAGAGAGTCCGCGCGATTATCGCCGCCAGCGACTCGGTGCGGCTGCGCCTTGGACCGGCGGTCGCGAGCTTCCTGGCTGCAAACCCCAAGCGCCTGAGCGGGGACACGACCAGCCTACTGGGCTTGGTTGCCACCGAGGCCGAGAGCCTCCTGCCTGCGGTGAGTGCGGCCACACGTGGCGTGATCATCCAGACACCGGGCCTCCGCAGCGGGGTAGAGGTCGCCCAGTCCAAGGAACCCAACTCGGTCTTTGCAACCAATAAGTACCTGCGCCGCGCGGTGCTCGTGGTCAACCAGATCGGCTACACGGACAGTAAAAACAACCCCGTCGATCAGCTGGCTGCGCCCCTTCTCCCTCTGCAGCTCACCACGGCGGAGATTCCTGTCCCCAAGTCCTACGACAGCTTTTCCAACACGATCTCCGGCTGGATCGAGGCCTACTACAGCAACAAGACCTTCGATGATGGCTCGATCGATGCGGGCTTCTTTAGCTCGGCATCGGACGTGGTGCCGCTGAAGGTCAACCCAAGTGGCGCGCTCAAGACCAAGTACCGTGCCTATGTTCTCATGCCGGGGAGTGTCCCCGGCAACGAAGAGCACCTGGCGGAGCTCCTGCCGGCACAGCGCGAGTATATCGAGGGAGTCAACCTAAAGAACCTCTACCTCCGCCTGTTCTTTGAGGATATTCTTGCTCCCTTTGTCCTGAGCTTTGTGGCCGGGAAGCTGGCAGGCAATAAGGACCTCATCAAAGGGCTGACCGAGGACCTCCTGAAGGCCGTTCGCGAGGTGCTCCCTGGGCAGATAGAGCTGGTGGCTGCAGGACGAAGGAAGCCCATGGAGGTCTTCACGCTCCTGGTGAAGTCCATGACCATCGATCCGGCAACCGGGGCGACCTCGGGGAGCTTCCAGAAGGTTGTCGGGGCGACGATGCAGTTTTTGGTCAAGCAGCTCAGCGGCAATGGCCCGGAGCTCTTCGTGAAGAATGTCACCGAGGGGATCAATATCAATGGCACCGTGGTTCCTGGAGTCGGGCGGCTCCTGGCAATCCTGGAGGAGACAGACAAGCTCCTGGACTCTGCCAACCGTGGCCGTGTGATCCTCGACTCCACCATTAGTAAGAAGCTTGAGTTCTGGGACATGGAGGTCAATAACTTCACGGTTGGGCTAACCCCCACCGAGGCGATCGTCCCCCACGGCGACCTAATCGCCTCCCTCAAGGCGAACCTAAAAGACGCCAAGCCGGGCGAGGGACAGTCGTTTATGTACAAGTGGAGCTGCAACTCGGGACGGCTGGTCGATGGGGTTCAGGGCAACGGAAAGCTTATCGCCGCCACGACTGCCGATAGCGTGAGCTACCACGCCGAGGGGCCGGCGGGTGAGACAGACACAGTGACCGTCGAGGTGACCCTCAAGGGGCCGGGCAGCAAGGACAGCCAGGTCCTGGGCACCGCGGAGGCAAAGGTCTATGTCACCGAGCTGAGCGTGACGCCCAGCACCGCCACGCTCAAGAACAGCGAGACAGTCGCCCTGAGCGCGCAGCTGAAGGGAATGCGGCCGCTCAGCTCCGGCGAGACCCTGACCTACAAGTGGCTGACCACACGCAACGCCGGTGAGCTCCTGGGCTCCCCCGACGGGGGCACGGGGATTGCGGTGGAGGGGCAGAGCGCAACCTACCGCGCCCACGCCTCCGCAGAAGGTGCCGACACAGTCACGGTCGAGGCGCTCTTGGGAACCCGCTCCCTGGGGAAGGCTACCAGCAAGGTCACGGTCGGCAGTAATGTCGTGGTCGTGCCAGGGCGCTACAAGATCCTGAGCTGGGCCCGCAACGATCCTGCGTCCTTCCCCGGCCTCTACCAAGTGAATGCCTATGTGGTCGTCCCCCGCATGGCCAATGCGAAGTCCTACCGCATCCATGCCTACACGGCGAGCGAGAACAGAGACCTCTCGCTGGGAGCGGAGCCTTTGGATAATCTGCCGGAGTGGGACCTCTCGTATGGCTGGGGGGGGACACTAGGCAACATCTATCTGACAATGCCCGAGGTCTCCCGAGTCGGAAACGAGGTCTATATCATGATCTCAGGCTCCGGGGGAGACTCCACAACAGCCCAAGCCTTTGAAAACCGGTTCCAAGGAATGACGGTTGAGGTGACTATTCATCTCTAGACTGCTCGCTCCCTCTCGGTACTTTTAACAGGCTTTGCCGCGCCTGCGCTCCACGGTATGTTTCTTGTGAATACCTTCCCTGAATATAGGAATACTTAAGGTAACAACACAGTGAAGCGCAGGCAATTTACTAAATATCTTTTTCTTGCCGCCCTTGGGACGGCATTTTTTTCGGGCTGTGGGAGTGGTATCCAGCCCGGGATCGGGGGGCTCTGGAATGGCTCCGATGGCACCGGATCGAGCAGCACGCTCACGGGCCAGGTGGTCTTTGTCAATAGCCTCAGTGGACGCTACCAGCTCTACCTGGCCAGCGCCGATGGTAAGACCGTCACGCGCCTGACCAATGGCAACTGGCACGACTACCGGCCGTCGTTCTCGGCGGATGGGAAGAAGATTGTCTTTGCCAGCACCCGCGATGGTGCCGATGGGCAGCTCTATGTCATGAACAGCGATGGCACGGGCGCGACCCGGCTGACCAGTGGGCGCTGGGCGGACTCGGGGCCGGCATTCTCGGCGGATGGGAAGAAGATCGTCTTTGAGAGCAACCGCGATACTGAGGGCGCACCCCAGCTCTATGTGATGAACGCCGACGGTAGCGGGGTGACACGGCTCACCAAGGACGGCACGCAGCGGGACTTCAACCCGACGTTCGCGCCCGACGGCAAGAGCGTGGTCTTTGCCCGCGGCGAGGGGGAGAGCGCGCAGCTCTTCGCGATTCGCACCGATGGCACGGGGCTGACCGCACTGACCGCCAGCGCGGGCGCGAACAAGAACCCGTCGTTCTCACCCGATGGCAAGAAGATTGTCTTTGAGAGTAGCCGCACGGGAAGCTACCAGCTCTACCAGATGAACACCGACGGTAGCGGGGCCAAGCGCCTGACCAACAACACCTTCCAGGACTACAACCCGTCGTTCTCGCCTGATGGCAGGTATATTGTCTACATGAGTGCCCGCACCGACGGCTACCAGCTCTTTCGGATGGACCCCGACGGTGCCAATGTCACCCTGCTGGTCGCCGCTGCCGGAAACAGCAGCGACCCACGCTGGGCGAACTAGGCTTTTAGACCGAGGCCCGGACACTCGTTGTCCGGGGCTTCTCGTTGTCCGGGCAAAAATCGTTGTGTGAGCGAAAGAGAATTATGGACGTTCACGGAGAGAGCTTTGTGCTGACACGCACGGAGCCGGGGAAGTTTTGTTTTGGGCGCATCACGAAGGGGAGTGTCGTGGTGCGCAGTACGTTTCTGGCCGAGAAGCCCGGCTCGGTGGGGTATATCGAGGGGCAGGACTATCTCGTGGACTATGCCCAAGGGACCCTGGCGCGCACGCCGGGCTCGCGCATCCCGGACTTTGCCACCAACCCGCTCTTTGGGCAAAAAGACTTCGATCATACCAAGTTTCCGGGGTTCACGAACCATCCCTGGTTTGTCTGGGTGGACTACAAGACCCCGGAGCGAACCCCGTGGGCGCGGCGCAACGACCAGAGCCGCGCGCTCCGTGCGGTGACGACAAAGCTCCAGGCAGGCGGGCCGTTTAATATCGTCAGCTACGGCGATAGCATCACGGCGGGGGGGGAGGCATCGGAGCAGGCGCTGCGCTTCCAGTGGCGCTGGGCGGCGTCTCTTGGTAAGAAGTTTCCCAAGGCTGCAGTCACGGTCGAGGATCTCTCGCTCTCCGGGTACTCGTCGCGGCAGGGGATCGACTGGTTCGACAAGAAGCCCGAGTCGCTACGGCCCGTGACCACGCTGGGGACCTGCGAGAAGCCGGACTTGGTGCTGGTGGGCTTTGGGATGAACGACCACAACCGGGGCAGCGCGGAGCCCGAGGTCTTTCAGAAGAACCTGGTGACCTTGAGCAAGCTCATTCAGGAGCGAAAGGGGGCCAATGTCGCGCTCTTCTCCGCGTTTCCCCCCAACGACGACTGGCACTACGGGACCCACCGCATGGCCCTGTTTGCCGCGGCGACCAAGCAGGCGGCGAGCGAGGCGGGCGTGGCCTATGTCGATGTGTTCTCCACCTGGGAGCAGGTGCTAAAGCGCAAGGACCAGCCATCGCTCTTGGGCAACAATATCAACCACCCCAACGACTTTGGCCACTGGCTCTACGCCCAAGCCTTCGAGGCCCTGGTGTTTTAACGCGATACAATGCCCCGCATGAAGATGATCTTACATACCGACGGGGCGAGCAAGGGCAACCCCGGAACCGCCGGGATTGGTGTCGCGTTCTGGCGCGACGGTGAGGCGGAGCCGTTTCACACCCTCGCGGAGCGCCTCCCCGACACGACCAACAACGCCGCGGAGTACACCGCGCTACTGCGGGGGCTGCACGAAGCGCTGCTCAAAGGGGCGAGTGAGGTCGAGGTGCGCACCGACTCGGAGCTGATGGCCAAGCAGATCGCGGGGCTCTATGGGGTGAAGTCCCCCGACTTACAGCCGCTCTTTGCCGAGGCCAAGCGCCTGCTGGCCAAGTTCGACAAGGCGAAGGTGGTGCACGTCCGGCGCGAACAAAACGCCCTGGCCGACAAGCTTGCCAACCAGGGCGTGAAGCTACCGCTCCCGGCCCCCTAACCATCCGTGCTGAGCGGGGGATATCCTAGCTCTTGGGCTTGGTAAACTCCGCGTATGCCTCGCCGGTGTAGGGCGGGTGGAGCTTGCCGTCGATGATCTGCTTCTTGAGGTCCTCGATCTTGGCGAGCACCTCCGCAGGGATCTTGTCCTTGGTGTGCTTCATCTCCGAGAGACCGACACCGTCCTCTTTGAGGCCCAGCACGACCTCGCCGCTCTCGAACTTGCCCTCGGAGACTTTCTTGCAGACCTCAAAGACCGCCACATCGACCCGCTTGACCATGGAGGTCAGCACACGGCCTGGGGCTTCGTCGTCCTGGTCCTTGTCCACCCCGATGGCGTAGAAGCCCTCGCCCTTGGTCTGCGCGGCCTTGATCACCCCGATCCCTGCCTTGCCCGCGGCGTGGTAGACAATATCGGCCTGCATGCCCATCTGGGAGGTCGCGAGCTCCATGCCTTTTTGAGAGTCGTTGAAGTCGCCGACATAGGCGACCCGGGTCTGGATCTCGGGGTTGATGGTGTAGGCACCCGCCTGGTAGCCGTACTCGAACTTCTTGATCAGGGGCATCTCCATCCCCCCGATAAAGCCCAGCACCTTGCTCTTGCTCACCGATGCCGCCAGGGCACCCGCGAGAAACGAGCCCTCCTCCTCGCGGAACTTGTAGGCCACACAGTTGGGGAGCGCGGGGGCGTCGCCGTCGATAATGGCGAACTTGGTCTCGGGGAACTTCCCAGCGACCTCGCGCAGGGCATCTTGCATCAGAAAGCCGACCGCGAAGACCACATCGTACTTGGCCTGGGCGAACTTGGTGAGGTTGGCGACATAGTCCGCGTTCTGCTTCGACTCGACATACTTGACATCGGCCCCCAGCTCTTTCTGGGCCTTCTGGAGCCCGGTCCACGCCTGGGCATTGAAGGACTTATCGCCGACCCCGCCCGTGTCGGTGACCAAGCCGGCCTTGATCTTCTTGCCTGCGCCCGCGGGAGCGTCGGCAGGCTTCGACCCCGTCTCCGAGGGTGTGTCGGCCTTTTTGTTATCGCAGCTCGTGAGGAGTGCGCCGGTGAGCGAGAGCCCCAGCGCGAGGAAATAACGACGGTTCATGCGGGCATTATACCCGTCTCTAGGGAGTGCTCGGCTGGCCTTTTCCTAGGCGGCGCAGGAGCGCATCCAGGGTTGCTTGCTCGTCGGGGGTCAGGAGCGCCAGCTCCTGTGCGACCGCGGCGGCGTGGCGGGGGAAGAGCTCCGCGATCCGTGCTTCTCCGGCCTCGGTCAGGTGGACATAGACAATCCGGCGATCGCTCTCGCAGCGCTGACGGCGCACCAGCTCAAGCTTCTCTAGGTTGTCCACGATGACGGTGAGGTTGTTGGGGCTTCTTAGGTGCTTGCGGGCGAGCTCGGAGAGCTTCAGCGGCCCGAGGTGGTGGAGTGCCTCCAGGACCCCGAACTGTCCCTCGGTCAGGCCGGAGTCGTGAACCACCACCAGGGCGCGCCGCGCGACTGACTCGGCGGCGCGCATGAGCTTGATGTAGGTATTTAGTGCCCGTCTTTGGTCGTCCGGACCCTCAAAGTGGGTTGGCATAGGGCATTATACCGAAGTTACGGCAGGTCGAAGAGCAGCACCTCGCTGGCGGCGCTGGCGACCAGCGCGAGCTGGGTCTCGTCCTCGATCCGCGCGGCATCCCCGGCCTTGAGCACCTCCCCGTTGACACTTACCTCACCCGTCACAATATGCACATAGGCGCGGCGTCCGTCGGCGAGCGTGTGGCTGCGCTCCTCACCAGGCTCTAGCAGCGTGGTCAGCAGCTCGGCGTCTTGGTGGATGTGCATCGCGCCGTCGCGCCCCGTCCCCGAGACCACGACCGCCCACTTGCCGCGCTTTGCGCTCTCCGGGAGATGGCTCTCGCCGTAGCGGGGTGCCGCGCCACGCACGTTGGGCTCGATCCAGATCTGGAAGAGATGCAGCCACTCGGTGGGGGAGGCATTGTACTCACTGTGGTAGACCCCGGTTCCGGCGCTCATGCGCTGGATATCGCCGGGCTTGAGGACACCCTTGCCGCCGGTGTTGTCCTCGTGGGCCAGGGAGCCAGAGAGGACATAGGTCACGATCTCCATGTCCTCGTGGGGGTGCATTCCAAAGCCGCGGCCGGGACCGAACTTGTCCTCGTTGATGACCCGCAGGGGGCCGAAGCCCATGTTGGTGGGGTCGTAGTAGGTATTGAACGAGAAGGAGTGGTAGGCATCCAGCCAGCCCCGGTTGGCATGGCCGCGCTCGTGGGATCGTCGAATCGTTAGCATGGTTTGTTGTTCCTCTGAAGAAAATAACAAGCGGCGCTTAAAATTAGTTCCAATTGGAAGTAAAATAATCGACCGCCGCGTTGCCCTCGCTCCCCAGGTCGTAGGAGTACGCATTGACATAGAGCCCGATATGCGCCTCGATCACGCCGTCGGTGAGGTCTTGTGCGTGCTCACGGCAGAGGGCAAGGGCCTGCTCACGGTGGGAGTCTGCCCAGGTGAGGCTCTCGCGGATCAGCGCCGCCACCGGATCGGCAAGCCCGAGGGCACGACGGCACAGGATCGCCCCGAGCGGGATGGCATAGC
This genomic interval from Armatimonas rosea contains the following:
- a CDS encoding DPP IV N-terminal domain-containing protein — translated: MKRRQFTKYLFLAALGTAFFSGCGSGIQPGIGGLWNGSDGTGSSSTLTGQVVFVNSLSGRYQLYLASADGKTVTRLTNGNWHDYRPSFSADGKKIVFASTRDGADGQLYVMNSDGTGATRLTSGRWADSGPAFSADGKKIVFESNRDTEGAPQLYVMNADGSGVTRLTKDGTQRDFNPTFAPDGKSVVFARGEGESAQLFAIRTDGTGLTALTASAGANKNPSFSPDGKKIVFESSRTGSYQLYQMNTDGSGAKRLTNNTFQDYNPSFSPDGRYIVYMSARTDGYQLFRMDPDGANVTLLVAAAGNSSDPRWAN
- a CDS encoding PEP-CTERM sorting domain-containing protein (PEP-CTERM proteins occur, often in large numbers, in the proteomes of bacteria that also encode an exosortase, a predicted intramembrane cysteine proteinase. The presence of a PEP-CTERM domain at a protein's C-terminus predicts cleavage within the sorting domain, followed by covalent anchoring to some some component of the (usually Gram-negative) cell surface. Many PEP-CTERM proteins exhibit an unusual sequence composition that includes large numbers of potential glycosylation sites. Expression of one such protein has been shown restore the ability of a bacterium to form floc, a type of biofilm.); translation: MRLQRPILTLAMILTFGAIAQAQTVDPYVPLFRHLLGFARDTTPNGVFDGPFEDIDGDDLPIPGSYHMGTTLVRDGATITYTANSNYAGFFAAKNDTSLSISNIQHQGYYTIAGQGSHTQVQFFAPVTPAEATFNWKVTGTASAPYGTATSRLDFLAGSYPGSGINDLYNAPGHLLAYGPGNYSYVLPTTLNTPIDLFYWSSAYIEVQDTDTAGRVGQSFSAFANFSSTYTLESIDLRDSNGDLIPSWTMEDTSAPGVALFNQNGRTAAAGSSAPEPTTLLFLTLGGTLVLARRRRS
- a CDS encoding AAA family ATPase; protein product: MEPVWRIALFDGPRLLTPEGSEVRRFRSQRVAALLAYLCLHLGRDCPREELAEALWPDEDPQVTANRLRVSLTSLRHQLELPGMAPGSVLDATRAGYVRLRSESVWCDVAAFEKALKQGNPAEAAQLACGALLPGFYDEWILMERERLEALRTSLPQVVPAPLATPEVTTPVERRLPVALTRFFGRATEQERLTHALTEERLVTLVGLGGMGKSRLAVETARRLALPSVFVPLADLTEEARLGEFVLRALGASTQGEGDPLAALGTLLTHRGELLLILDNAEHLASEVAALTVTLLEKAPELRILATSRQPLGILGERVLTLEPLELPSAHATPERLLEFPSVALFCDRARQVRPDFVLTPRHTPALIAICQKLEGMPLALELAAARTRTQTPTQLAAALDESLLTLATTQRGLPERHRSLRAVVESSVAALDPALQAFFAALSVFQGGWTSEAAEAITGCPQTELFLEELTHHSLITLREDELSGTMRFGFLETLRLFAAERCTEKERLAERHASYFFALAAQVNEDDVRFFDPLEPELENLALALDYGWEHLQDRHAFWDGLTGFLAFAFVRGHHRRAIGYAERIAASWQCIPEPEQRFEALNRTLMLYNDLGRNDEVARLATEMLTQAQARGLRRWESEARMNLGYVANQAGRYEKARQIQREALELARTLDNPLVLVRALFLVNRATNPCGIMLLQSDPQRAAALLAEAEAVNQEALRLIGPHSRFHSILHMGLALSLFNQGRTAESYQHLKACQHWALKHGTLALLMYAFWYESSTELVSGSPERAALLYGAFCHLRERMGYSANLGVDEHALREHYLTLLDEETYECQLRLAHSLSLETLVAPRTWDELVAGKISPKIAH